The DNA window GAAGATGGAACATGTCGACTCCCAAGATACGAGTTTTACGAGTCTACAAGAACCAAACCCCACCTGCTCATAGCCTGTTCAGATGAAGGGATCTTCCTGGATGATCCTGAAGGTGGATACGACGTTATGGAGAATCTAACCCAAGTCTCTTCAGATCTTCAAGCATCAAACCTCATCCTCATAGACAACATTCAAGCTGAACCTGAAAACCTACTCTACGTTGCTTCCACAAGCAAGCGTCTCGCTGGAAGACTGAAAAATCTCAATGTAAAGTTTCTAGGCGACACTTGGCTCGCCGGTCCCGCCGGAATACTGCTCGGGCTGTGCAATCTGAAATCGATAGATGGATTGGGCATATTCATAAACCAGACTTTTGAAGACAACCCTGAAAGGAAGGCTGAGGCATCACTGAATCTTATTCGAGACCTATTCAAGATAGAATATGCGTAGATGGTTGGGGGAGGTTTCGAGACTGACACTCATCATGGTTGGTATAGATGATACAGACTCAAAGAAGGGGATGTGCACAACATACGTAGGCGCTGTAGCACATGACAGGCTAATCGAGAGAGGATTCGAACATGTAGGATACCCCAAACTTGTAAGGTTGAACCCCAACTGGCACCTGAAGACAAGAGGAAACTGCGCCATATCCCTAACCTTGAACCTAGAATCTGGAGATGAGGATACGTTGAAGAAGATTGTTCTAGATACTGTTGAAGAGTATGCTGAGCTCGACTGTGAGTCAACAAATCCTGGGGTTGTATTCTATAGGGGGGAGACTGTTCCAGCTGAACTTGAAGAGTTCGCTGGAAGGGTCGTTCAAGATGTTGTCGAGATCAAAGATGCTGAGGTGACCGCCAAGAAGGTAGGAGCAGAATATTACAAGTTCAAGCTTGGAAGGGGCATAGTAGGAGCCCTCGCAGCCATAGGTGAAACCTTGAAGCTCGACTCAACATATGAGCTCATAGCGTATAGAAGAGCCGAGTACAGAGGTAGAAAGAGAATGGTTAGCGTTGAGAGTGTATTCGAGATGGATAGAAGAACATTCCCAAGAACATTCGACAACATAGACCCAAACACAGGTGAAGTCAGAATAACCCCCCACACACCTTGCCCAGTCCTATTTGGAATCCGCTCCCAAGACCCAGCCTCAGCGATCGAAGCCTTCAACCTCCTAAAGGTTGGTGAACCTATCGAGAGGTGGATAATATATAGAACAAACCAGGCTACGGACGCCCACCTCACCCCAACCAAGATAAACTCACTCAAACCTTTGACCTCAGCAATCGTCGACGGAGAAGTCTCAAGGGAACCGATAGTGATTCAGGGTGGACACGTAATATTCAAGGTCAAGGACCAGACAGGGGAGATAGACTGCGCAGCCTACGAGCCTACAAGAAAATTCAGAGAGATAGTGAAACAGCTGAAGGTCGGAGACAGAGTCGTAATCTATGGTGGTGTGAAGAAGAAGCCGAACCTACCCCTAACCCTGAACCTTGAGAAGATAAGGATCATAGAGTTGAGTAAGGAATATTTGAAGAGAAACCCGAAATGTCCACTATGCGGCAGGAGGGCGAAGTCTGAGGGTAAGGGTAAAGGTTACCAGTGTGAAGTCTGCGGGAGAAAGTTCCCACCAGGATCAGAGGAGCATATCGAGATTGAAAGATCTTTGAAGCCTGGGTTCTATGAGGTCCCACCCAGGGCCCGGAGACACTTGGCGAAACCCTTG is part of the Candidatus Bathyarchaeota archaeon genome and encodes:
- a CDS encoding DUF1743 domain-containing protein, translated to MRRWLGEVSRLTLIMVGIDDTDSKKGMCTTYVGAVAHDRLIERGFEHVGYPKLVRLNPNWHLKTRGNCAISLTLNLESGDEDTLKKIVLDTVEEYAELDCESTNPGVVFYRGETVPAELEEFAGRVVQDVVEIKDAEVTAKKVGAEYYKFKLGRGIVGALAAIGETLKLDSTYELIAYRRAEYRGRKRMVSVESVFEMDRRTFPRTFDNIDPNTGEVRITPHTPCPVLFGIRSQDPASAIEAFNLLKVGEPIERWIIYRTNQATDAHLTPTKINSLKPLTSAIVDGEVSREPIVIQGGHVIFKVKDQTGEIDCAAYEPTRKFREIVKQLKVGDRVVIYGGVKKKPNLPLTLNLEKIRIIELSKEYLKRNPKCPLCGRRAKSEGKGKGYQCEVCGRKFPPGSEEHIEIERSLKPGFYEVPPRARRHLAKPLVRLTEAQDSRII